CTTTCTCCCCTGTGTGCTTTCTCTGGTGTCTCAGGAGGGTGGAAGATGTCACAAAAGCTTTATGACAAGCCTCACACTTGAAGGGTTTCTTTTCCATAATGCTGCATGTGTGTTGCAGATCTTACAGAAGGTACGCCTTATGGTTCAAGAGATCTTATGACCCTGTAGAGTTTTcctcacacacctcacacttGAACAGTCCCTCCATTGTAGGAATGAGTCAGTGGTTCATGAAGCTAGCTGAATGAATGtagctgtcaccatacttggagcCACTCACACTTCTTCCCAGCCTCACCCTGACCAATCACCCACAGCCAAACCTTCAGAAAGGTTGGTTCTGATGGAAGGCTGCACACCACTGACCAGTTTCAGATCTGATGATATGTCAAGTTCCCCAGACCCAACCAATTTCCAGATGATAATTTTAACTGCCCAAACTTCTCCATGTTGAGCAATGCTGTGAAGGGACTGGATGTCTTCCAACAGTTGTGCAGTTGTTCCATGGGTGACAGTCAGGATCTATCTGCAGTGTCTATCCTCTCTGTATTCTCTGGTGTAGTACAATGTAATCCTTCTGTAAAACAGGAAAAGTAAACATGATTTCCTCCAACTGCCACTCGTTATTTGCTGAAGTGGTTGATTCTTCAGTTCGAGACTGTTCCACAGTATGTGTTAGTCTGCTACTCCCCAAGTGGGAGTATGCAAGTTTTTTCTATTTCCTCACTTGACTGTCACATATCCTCTGTTGTGAGCATGGACATGGGATATTGACCAGGATTAGACAATATGGCTACTTTGTTTCCTCTGTCCAAACAGCATTTTCCAAGGCACTGTGTAGGCAATGGAAAAGACAGTTAAGTGGAGTGTAAAATGGGATATCAATTTACTATGAACCCGTGTTGTGCTGGAGTAGTCCTGTTTTACCTTTACAGTATGTACTTAAGATAATACAAACTGAGGAGACATATTGGTTAGTGGAGATATTGATTTCTCCTCCTTCTTTTCCAAACTTATTTTGCTCAGGAAGTATAAAAAAACTGAGGAAAATATTTCTTCAGTGTAACAGATTGAAGGGTTCTGGTTTATACACTGTGTTCACGCAGTCTGCACATTTCCAAATTCAGATTTCAGCCTCAGTACTGGGCAAAACTATCAAAGCTAAGCCTTGACTTTTGGGAAAAGCCAAGGCCAACAGGTATAATAGTTAAAGAAGGCATTAAAACACAATTCAATGGATATTGTGCATTCAAACTTTGCTCCTTCACTCAGCACCTCctcattttgttttctgctgaAAGAAAGTGAAGTTTCAGCAGAAAAAGGAGACAAATGAGTAGAGTAGGAGTTCAACTATTCCCCATATTTATTCACATTTTAGACTTTAGGATAGGAAACCAGATCTTCAAATTTGTTGGTGATACAAAATGGACAGTGGTGGAAGCAACATGCATAGagacataaaattacaaagagaaatTGATGGTTTAAGGAATTGGACAACACTGTGGCAAATAAATTCCTATGTCAGCACTTTGCACTGACAAATAATACAACAAGGTACTGTATAAATGGTGAAAAACAAGACACAGTGGATGTTCAAAGCAACTTCAAGACTCAGGCACAaagatcattaaaatgtcatgaacagggtgaaaaaataatcaagaagACTCATTGAATGCTGGCCTTTTCAAACTGAGGACAAGAATACAAAGGGCTAGTCTTCATATTTCAATTATGCGAAGCTATGCCTTGACTACACTaagaatattgagagcagttctGGGTAACGCACAAAAGGAAGAAGATGTTAGTCTTAGAGGGAGTGTAGTGTAGATTTACTAGAATAATCGCTGGATTGTACATGGTTGAattaggttaaaaaaaatcacacaacaccagattatagtccaataggtttatttggaagtactaaaccatgacactatgatcttgtgctctaaattctgtgtcttataatcctaCCCCATGAGCtaactgacgaaggagcagcactctgaaagctagtactttcaaataaacctgttggactgtaacctggtgttgtgtgatttttaactttgaaaactccagtccaacaccggcatctccactgGTTAAATTATGAAGAGGGATGAAACAAACTTGGGTTATAATCCCCAGATTTAAGAACGTAAAGTGTTCAATATGTTAAGAGGAAGAAACAAGATGAATgtagataaactattttcactgggTGGATCATTCAGGACCAGGCACATGCTGTAAAAAATTTGACCTAGATCTTTTCAGAAGTGAAACAAGGAAATATTGAGTCACCAATGGTGGGGGAAGATTGGAACTCACTTCCACTTAAGAAATCAATTGTTAATAGTAAATATAAGATTTTTGTTTCATAAAATTTTGTATGGATCTGGAAAAGGGAGGAATATGGAGTTCAATTACAGATgcaccatgatctcactgaatggtggaacatatTCAAGTCACTAAATGGTACAGCCCTAAAGCTATGTACTGACCCTCAAAAGAAGCAGCTCTCCTTCTGTACTGTCTCTCTGACAGGGCAACCTTCGATTCGAGAAACTGTACAGAGACCACAAGATAATACCCAGCTCCCAACACAGACATAATGTGACAATAGGAAATCAGTGCGAATCCTCAGGCACTCTGCACCACCCAGATCATTACACTTCACATATTCAGGAATGAGCCATCAACAAAACTCAGcctggaaatcagagggaaatgctgccaataaacacactcaatgttcaacacacagctccagtcaaacagttcagcacaaagcaccgagtaaacagctctctcagctggatcttctcacacagcataagggacatttccaccccagattgcccacaggatagtcagactgcctgaagattggtgtggatattatgggatacaatttgtataaaagcttttttttatttcaaaaatatactttattcataaaataatttgatggtctgtacaattggtcatgccatacttatgtaaacatgtacatacagagatcagaatttatcatttttatataggtctgtacatttttctatcatatgcccatataattagctgaggcgtcagcagagcccaaatgactgcatgggccccctgttctttgttaggcaggcagactttacacagtggtctttccccactgcgccttggcggcagctgccccaagcttcagcgcgtccctcaacacgtagtcctggaccttggaatgtgccagtctgcaacactcagtcggggtcaactccttcagctagaagatcagcaggtttcggaccacccagagagcgtccttcactgagttgatgatcctccaggcacagttgatgttcgtctcggtgtgcgtcccgtggaacaggccgtagagcacggagtcccgcgtcacggcgctgctcgggacgaacctcgacaaacaccactgcattcctctccagacttcctctgcataggcacattccagaaggaggtgtgtgacagtctcatcccccccaCAGCTGCTTCGATGGCAGCGtgcagtgcggctgagagtctgggcgtgcacagaggatctcacaggcagagcccttctcaccaccagccaagccatgtcttggtgcttgttggaaagttctgaagatggcccgggtgactgcagcggcacaggttctgggaataggttctgggtataatagcaatgacagtgcctcacacctgatgaccaggttttttcccgcaatGGAGAGCAGccatagcttccatctgcccagtttctgcctcactttgctgaatcgctcctcccaagacttggcgcacgccccagccccccccccgaaccaaatacccagcaccttcagaaaTATGTGGATtgattgtgatgtggaggtgtcggtgttggactgtgatggacaaagtcaaaaatcacacgacaccagcttatagtccaataagtttatttggaagcactagccttcagagcgctgctccttcttcacgTAGCTAACTGACGAAGGAGGATTGGCTGTGAGAGACttcaatcagagagcccacccactctgcccattgtctccttttcctcttccagagctggttcacttcctatagggactgaaaaccaagtgaggagatggtgagtgaaggagcagcttttatacaaattgtatcccataatatccacaccaatcttcaggcagtctgactatcctgtgggtaatcaggggtggaaatgtcccttatgctgtgtgagaagatccagctgagagagctgtttactcggtgctttgtgctgaactgtgtgactggagctgtgtgttggatattgagtgtatttattggaagcagttcacctTTAAATGTTCAGGCTGAGTTTTGTTGATGGCTCATTCCTgaataggagaaggtgaggtgtAATTATCTGTGTGGTGCAAAGTGTCTGAGGATTATTAGTGATTTCTTATTGTTGAGTTCTAAGTTTATTCTGTTTATTAGTCTGTGAATGTTACACGGTCAGTTCTCTGTGTTGATATGTTTGAATATTTCCCATCTTTTCAATCCTTCCAAGACCTCCAAATACCCTGTCTCTATGACATCCCCAGAAAAGAAAGACAGACTTGCATTCATGCAGAATTAATTGTGGAAAACAAAAACGATAAAATGAACAGAATGTGTGGGTACTTTGACTGACATCTCTTAAAACTAATCAAAATATTTCTGGAGCTATATGAGTTTCTTGAAGCTTGTGAAACTGAGAGAGAGTTGCACTGTCTGAATGGGGTAACcgagggagagccacactgtcaaAATGGTGTTACTGAAGGAGAGCTGTACAATCAGGTGTCACTGAGGAAGGACTTGGCAGTCTGATGGGGGACACTGAGGCTgggttgcactgtcagatggagGGACACCAGGGGTGAACTGCACTCTGAGAGGAATGGCAGGCAAAAGTGAACCTAATCATCTCCCCATGACATAGTGAAATTTCAACAATCAATGTTCTGGGTATAACAGTTGTCCAGTAGCAGAAttgaaccagccatataaatactgtggctataactGTAGGTGAATAACACACCTCTAAttaccccaaagcctgtccgccatctataaagcacaagttaggcatgtgatagaatattctccacttgcttggatgagtgtagTCTCAACAgtactcatgaagcttgacaccatccaggacaagacaGCCTACTTGACTGTCACTCATCCACCACCGCCAACATTCACTCCGTTCTTTAGGACACACACTggtagcagtgtataccatccacAAAATATACTTCAGTAGATCACCGTGGctgcttcaacagcacctttcaaatctagCTTCTAACaacgagaaggacaagggcaacagatgtcAGCACAAAATACCTGGGAGCTCCATTCCAACATCAGACtatctgacttggaactatatcattgtGCCCTGACTATTAGTagggaaaattcctggaactcctttccttacagcattgtgggtctaacttACCAATACTCCTCCCTTACCCCACCCCAAGAAAGCAGTTCATGACAACCTTCTCCAGAGCAGTTAGAGGTAGGTGATAATTACTGaagacaaaaattgctggaaatcatagtgggtcaggcaacatctgtgggagggtggggaagagagagagagagagctcatgTTTCatgtctagatgactcttcatcagaacagagtcacctagacttgaaatgttagcttgctttctctccacagatgctacctgatctgtcATGATTTTCAGCACAGTTTGTTTTCAGTgcacattccagcatctgcagtaatttgctcctacagtgGGTGATAAGTGTTGGCCTgggcagtgatgcccatatcatCTGAAAATATATCGAAAGAGTTAGCCTTTTCAGCAAAGAAGGAGAAGGAGGAAATCatgtttccttttcctgttttacAGAAGGATTGCCCCGTACAACACAAAAGAGGACAGACAATCCAGATAGATTCTGACACTGACCCAAAGAACAACTGCTTAACTGTGGGAAGATATCCAGGTCCTTTCGCAGCATTGCTCAACACTGGAGACTGAAATCATGATATGGAAATCAGTTGGGTGAGGGGAGCTTCAGTATATTATCTGATCTGAAAATGGTCAGTGGTGTGGAGCCTAACCTGCCCAAATGTTTAGCTGTGGGTGATTGGTCAGAGTGAGGCTGGGAAGAATTGCGAGTGGGTTCCAAGAGTGGTGAGAGCTTAAATCATTCATTGAGCCTCATGAACCAGTGATTTGTCCTTGCAGGTTCAAGCTGTTCAAGTGAGAGATGTTTGaggagaattctacaggctcataCGATAAGGTGCATCTGTTAGAAACACTGCTAATACACAGACAGCTATATGGAAGAGAGACTGTTTAAATGTGAGGTCTGTGACCAAGGTTTTACCAAGTCATCAATGCTTGTGAACCACCAACACATCCACACAGGGAAGAAACCATTTATATGTAAAGTGTGCAGCAAATCATTCTCAGATTCATCAACCCTGCGCAGACATCTACGCATTCATACTGGGGAAAAGCCATTCATGTGCAAAGTGTGTAAAAAATCATTTTTGACATCATCAACCCTTTATaaacaccaacgcattcacacacaGGAGAGACCATTCAGATGTAAGgtatgtgacaaatcattctcatgGTCAGAGAATCTCTGGAGACACCAACGcatccacacaggggagaaattATATAAGTGTGAGGTGTGTCACAAATCATTCTCTGACTCATCAAGACTTCTGCTCCACCAGaggattcacacaggggagaaaccattcgcGTGCAAGGTGTGTAACAAATCATTCTCAGTGTCATCGCGCCTCCAAgtacaccaacgcattcacacaggcgagaaaccattcacatgtgaggTGTGCAACAAAGCATTCTCAAATTCATCACATCTGCGTgtacaccaacgcattcacacaggggagaagccaTTTTCGTGCGAGGTGTGCAACAAATCATTCTCATCATCATCGGAGCTCCGTGtacaccagcgaattcacacaggggagaaaccatttgcatgtgaggtgtgtgacaaatctTTCTCGCAGTCAGAGAACCTCCGCACACACaaacgcattcacacaggggagaaaccattcggATGTGAGGTGTGCAACAAGTCATTCTCACAGTTAGGGAACCTCCGCACACACCAACGGATTCACACAGGGGAAAAACTATTCAaatgtgaggtgtgtgacaaatcatttgcAGACTCATCAAGACTCCTGCTTCATCAGAGAagtcacacaggggagaaaccattcacatgtgacATATGTAACAAAGCATTCTCGGTGTTATCAACCCTCCACAAACATCGAAATGTTCACATAGCAGAGAAACCATTCAGGTGCAATgtatgtgacaaatcattctcggATTCATCATACCTGCGCAGACACCAACGTGTTCACACAGGGGAAAAACCATTCACGTGTGatgtgtgtgacaaatcattttcAAGGTCATGCAACCTGCTGCTACATCAGAGGATTCACACAGGGGCAAAGCCATTCACTTGTGAAGTATGTGACAAATCATTTTCTTCATCGTCAAACCTCCGTGTACACCAACGcacccacacaggggagaaaccttTTATGTGCAAGGTGTGTAACAAATCATTTTCTGAGTCAGGGATCCTCCGCAAACACCAAcgtattcacacaggggagaaaccattcatctGCAAGatatgtgacaaatcattctcacgaTCAGACAGTCTCCACAGACACCAACGCACTCACACAGGAGAAACCATTCATGCATGATATATGCAACAAGTTAGTCTTGAGCTCATGGGACACCTGCTCTATCAGATGATCCACACAGGAAAGTAACCATTCAAATGTGAGGTTTGTGATCAACCACCACAGAATTTGCAGAGGGAGAAATTTTTCAGGTGTGATGTTTGTGACAAACCTTTTCAACAGTCACTGCATTTCCAAGTCCATCAACCTTGTCAAAAAGGTGAGAATAATGGTGTGAGGTCTATAACAAAGCTGTTGTTGAATCTCCTAGTACATCAGTGAACTCATATGAGGACTGCCTGAGAAAGTTCTTCacagtctgtcctcataattgtttacctgtacaCAGTCTCATTCTGCAGGATGTTCAGTGGGACTGGGACACAGAACAAGAAGCAACTTTCACTCCCATCAAACATCTAGTGACGACatcatcagtactgagggattatAATGTCAATAATGGAGTCACACTGCAGTGTGATGTCAGTGAAACAGGACTTGGAGTAACCCCCAGGCAGTGAGGACAACCCGTTGTGTTTGTGTCCAGAGCATTAATAAACTGAACAACACTGCACAGTTTAAGGAAGATAGATGGGATGTTGTTTTTGCTCATGAACTTTTAAGCCAGTGCCTGTTTGTAGAGTTTGACCACCATCAAATTCAAACCTCCTTTCTCAAACTACCTCAACCTGCTCATGCAAAGGATgtgattttgcttttaaaaatatcatttggAAGTGAAGTGCAAGCAAGGGAAGAATATGAACATCACTGACATTTTGCTGAGAGCTgtaccctctgtgaaaaaagttGATTGTACAGTGTGTAAAATCTtcttagagatagtcagcatggctttgtgtatgggaaatagTGTGTCACAAAccctgattgaggtttttgaggatttgaccaagaagatagatgagggcagagtggtagatgttgtctacatggacgtCAACAAAGCCTTTGACATGGTTGCGCGTGGTAggctggttagtaaagttagatcacatgggattcagggaaagcttgccaactggatacaaaattggcttgacagagGATGctgacagagggttgtttttcggactggaggcctgtgaccagcagtgttcctcAGGGTTCAGTGCTGCGTCCACTGTTATTTGTTAATCATATGGATGATTTGAATCAGAATATTGAAGAGTGGTTAGTAAGTTGATAAATTACATCAAAAGtagtggtatagtagacagtgaaggaagTATTCTAAGagtacaaagggatattgatcaattgggccaatagatcgaggagtggcagatggaatttaacttagataaatgaagGTGTTGTATcttggtaagacaaacaagggcagaacttatacagttaatggtaaggccctggggaatgttgttgaacagagagaccaagagGTTCAGGTATATCGTtccttgaaatttgcatcacaggtagtcAGGGTGGTAAAGGCAACATTTGGCACaccattgctcagaccattaagtataggagttgggattttGGGACTGTTGCgtttttacaggacattggttaggcaacatttggagtacgtatacagttctggtcaccctgctataggatggatattattaaattagagaggatgcagaaaagattcacaaaggtGTTACTGGGACTgacaggtttgagttataagtagGGGCTCGATCGGctaggatttttttcactggagcatatggggttgaggggtgaccttatagaagtttataaaatcatgaggggtacagatatggtgaatagcaaagatagTTTCCGTTGGGTAGTGGAaactcaaaactagagggcatcattttaaaatgagaggagaaagatttaaaaggaacctgaggggcaacattttcacacaaaggatggtttgtatgtggaatgaactgccagaggaagtgataggtgcAAGTAtggttacaacagttaaaagacatttgatcagGTACGTGAATACcaaagggtatgggccaaacacaggcaaatgggaatagtttagtctgggaaatctggttgacatggatgagttggaccaaagggtctggttctctgctgtgtgactctatgactatgacgcTATTCAACTAAAAGAAACAGTATGATATTGACTCAGCTTTCCCAGTTTCTAGATTGTTGAGGCAATGACACCACGACATTTGCTAATGCTCAGGAAGCTTAAGTTTCTGACAGGCCTTTCCTTGGCTCTGAAAACATCTGCAACCCTGATTTAGAGTCTGAGACTTCAGTCAGTTCTGATTACTTACCTAGGAAATGGTGGGCAAGCAAAAAAACAAATCTAACTCCTAACACCATACATCTGCAACCGGTCACTCACCTCCCACTCTCACTTCTGACCGCTTGACTGCCATCCTTGCATCCACCTTCCCAACGCAGTTGAACCTGATCACATTACCTGACCTGACTTGACTAGCCTACACCTAAAATATTAACCAATCAATGCCCCAACACACCTAACTTCACCCACATCACACCTTCCACCCTCCCCATCTACCACTGCACCCAATTAAATCATGAACACTGCCCACTTACCCGCCCTATTTCCAATCCATCTGTCTGTCCACATTGGTCATTTATCGATGGTAACTAGTGCTGTAAACAGGAGACATATCTTCACTGATTTTCTTCACTGCTGTGAGCATGGATttctgcactgagggagtgttttTGGCCAGAACAGTCATATCCAGGTAAATGGGTAGTTTTCTATCTGCTTCACATCGGACACAGGTTTTCCAATTCCAAACAGAAACTTTTGAATGAATTTGTTCAAATCAAGCAGACTTTTCCAACAAAATGCAACTCTTCAAATGTTACAGAAAGTTGTGATGAAATGATGGCTTGAAACTATCAAGAAACCCTTGTTACTGTAAGAGtattggacagagatgaggtgatTGCCCGAGATGGCATCCTGTTCAAAGGGAGCAGGGTCATGATGCCTAAAGAGATGAGAAAAGAGATGCTGAAACACATCCTACACAAATTATCGAGGAATTGAGTCTAGTCTAAGGAAGGTTACAGAAGTATTCTACTCTCCAAACATGAGCAATGAGATGAAGGACCACATCAGCCAGTGCAGAGATCGTAACGAACATCAAACTAAATAAGATACAGAGCTGTTCTTACATCCCAAATAGCCCAGGGATGAAGCTTGGAGTAGAGCTCTTAACTCCCACTGGAACTGATTTTCTCATCACAGTCAACTACCATTCAAACTGTGCAGTGTTAAAGCAGCTGACATCAACGACTTTCTGAAGgaatacttcagtggtcatgaaattCCTGACATTATGAATGTCACGGTAATGACCTCAATTCACGAGTGAAGAATTCAGACACTTCCTGAATGATTGGAAAATTCAGCACATCATCTGCACGCCAgtcaaatggaaaggctgaggcagcAGGGAAAGAGGTGTGTTTAAGACAAACTTAGCACAGAATCTCACTTACTGGGACATGTTGTTATCTAAGGTCATACTGAACCCAGACTATTCTTCCAATGGATAAATTATAGAGGCCAGAAGGTGTCATAGGAGTGAGTGATAAGATCAAAATGAAGTATTGGAAAAACAGTTTGATAAAGCTGTCACATTGTTGAGAATTGGAGAGTCAAAGTGCAAACATTCAATGCATTGAACAAAATCAGCATACTGGCAACTTGGAACCCACAAGAGAGGAATTTTCACCCTGATCATGCATTGGAGAGTGAATGACTTGATCCATCACAGCAAATGCAGCCACCTATCTGCAACTAGTGAAGTGACGTGAGTGTGActacccttgatatcaaggccagaTTTGACTGAAAGTTTCTTCAAAGAGCCGACAAAACTGGGAATCAGGGAAGACTTTCTACTGGTCTTCTCCTGACTATTGTTTGCAATTACTCTAAATAGTGTACAaaggagttcaaagtttgtgagaagatttgtagctcgggtgctcgttgttgtggttctgttcaccgagctgggaatttgtgttgcagacatttcgtcccctgtctaggtgacatcctcagtgcttgggagcctcctgtgaagtgcttctgtgatgtttcctccggcatttatagtggtttgtctctgccgcttccggttgtcagttccagctgtccactgcagtggccggtatattgggttcaggtcaatgtgtttgttgatagaatctgtggaacactacgttggttttgctcatgctgggtatcgggtcctttgttctgatgagttgttgtctgagagtggctgttggtttgtgtgctgatatgagtcctagtggtcgtagtagtctcgCTGTcagttcttgatgtatggtaacgaggctagtcctttgggttgtggcatgtcctcattccattgtctttcccttaggcaccTGTTGATGAAATTGGGGGGGGTTCTGTTTTTGGCgtatacattgtagaggtgttcttcttcctcttttttgcagttctggtgtgctgcagtgtgttgtggcccttttgaacagtgtcttgatgcaacttcttttgtgtttgTTGGAGTGGTTGCTTTCacagttcaggacttggtctgtgtgtgtgtgtggctttcctgtatacctttgtggtgaattctccgtatcatgaacaccaattagccacgaaacgacacgaccagctatcctcagtagccacacatgcggatgacaagcaacatgatttcTTCATCAATGCAGTGTTTAAGCATCCACTAGATAATTTTCTAAGATTAAAGATATATTTTCAGActgtatttgttgcccttgtcatTGCCATTGCAATTGCAGGGGATGCACTCTTCATCACTGTGCCTGCAAATAAAATTGCTCACTCCCTTACATCTTGAACTAGATCTTAACTTTAGTAATTTATGTACTAAAATGTATGTTTTGTCATGGTTTTTCTATATGAATAAGCAACTTTAAATGGCTCTTAAAAATCCTGTGTGTAGAAATGGACAAAATGCTGGTTGAAGAGATGAAGACAGCAGTGAGTGGAAAAATCTACAAAGTGACCACTACTTCGTGGACTAGGGTCAAAAAGATGTGTATTACTGCATTAAATGTCTGCAAGATCTTGTTAGTTTTCTGACTGGACCTAATAAAATGCTTACTGAGACTTTTACCTTAAGAAGGCCTTGGATAATAAGTGCAGAAGTTGTTTTTTCTAACTGAACCTGAGAACACTGATTTAATATGACAGAAAGTACAAGCTGAGAAGGAAAAAAGATGTTATCAACTCTCTG
This genomic stretch from Chiloscyllium plagiosum isolate BGI_BamShark_2017 chromosome 37, ASM401019v2, whole genome shotgun sequence harbors:
- the LOC122541589 gene encoding zinc finger protein 271-like — encoded protein: MEERLFKCEVCDQGFTKSSMLVNHQHIHTGKKPFICKVCSKSFSDSSTLRRHLRIHTGEKPFMCKVCKKSFLTSSTLYKHQRIHTQERPFRCKVCDKSFSWSENLWRHQRIHTGEKLYKCEVCHKSFSDSSRLLLHQRIHTGEKPFACKVCNKSFSVSSRLQVHQRIHTGEKPFTCEVCNKAFSNSSHLRVHQRIHTGEKPFSCEVCNKSFSSSSELRVHQRIHTGEKPFACEVCDKSFSQSENLRTHKRIHTGEKPFGCEVCNKSFSQLGNLRTHQRIHTGEKLFKCEVCDKSFADSSRLLLHQRSHTGEKPFTCDICNKAFSVLSTLHKHRNVHIAEKPFRCNVCDKSFSDSSYLRRHQRVHTGEKPFTCDVCDKSFSRSCNLLLHQRIHTGAKPFTCEVCDKSFSSSSNLRVHQRTHTGEKPFMCKVCNKSFSESGILRKHQRIHTGEKPFICKICDKSFSRSDSLHRHQRTHTGETIHA